The following is a genomic window from Chryseobacterium ginsenosidimutans.
GCAAAACTTTCAAGTATCGGCTTTTTAAAAGGGTTCTATTTTGGAGTTCCGAGGATTAGCCGTGAATTGATTGCTGAATATAAAGAAGGACTTATTGCTTTAACTTCCGGAATTCTTGGAGATATACCGGATGCGATTTTAAATACCGGAGAACAAAAAGGGGAGGAGCTTTTCAAATGGTGGAAAGAAACTTTTGAAGACGATTTTTATGTCCAGATTCAAAATCATAAACTGCCTGAAGAAGAGCATTTAAATGATGTTTTATTGCACTTTGCAGATAAATATAACGTTAAAATTTTAGCACAGAACGAAACTTTTTATTCCAATAAAGACGATTCTAATATTCAGGATATTGTAAGCTGTATTAAAGATGGCGAAAAATTAACAACACCTGTGGGGAAAGGCTTTGGAAAAAGAAGAGGCTTGGCAACAGGAGAATATTACATAAAAAATTCTCATGAAATCAAAGAAACTTTTCTGGCTTATCCGGATGCGTTTGAAGCTTATGAAGAATTTACGGCAAAATTTAAACCTTATACTTTAAAAAGAGACGTTTTACTTCCGAAATTTGATATTCCGGAGGAATTTATCCACTCAGAAGATGAAGCTGATGGAGGTAAGCGTGGTGAAATGGCTTATCTTACGCATTTAACATATGAAGGCGCCAGAAAAAGATATGCTGAAACAGGAATTACAGATGAAATAAAGGAACGTCTTGATTTCGAATTGGATGTAATTGCTAACACAGGATATCCCGGTTACTTCTTGATTGTTCAGGATTTCTGCAACGAAGCTCGGAATATGGGTGTTTGGGTTGGTCCGGGACGTGGTTCTGCAGCGGGTTCTGCCGTTGCTTACTGTATTGGGATTACGAATGTAGATCCTATTAAATATGATCTCCTTTTTGAGAGATTTTTGAATCCTGAAAGGGTTTCGATGCCCGATATTGATATTGATTTTGATGATGAAGGAAGAGATAGAGTCATTAAATGGGTTGTTGAAAAGTACGGTAAAAACCAGGTTGCGCAGATTATTACATACTCAGTTTTGGGTGGAAAATCGGCGATTAAAGATGCGGGAAGAGTTTTAGATTTACCAATTCCTGATACGATTAATATTACTAAATTGATTCCCCCAAGTCCGGGAATGAATATTGCGAAAGCTTTAGCAAAATATGATAAATTAAAGCCCGAAGACCAGATGCTCGTTGATGAAATGAGATATGTTCTGAATACTCCGGATGATCAGCGCCACAACGTTTTGTCAAGTGCCAAAAAGATGGAAGGCTGTATCAGAAATACGGGAATTCACGCTTGTGGAGTTATTATTACGCCGGAAGATGTGAGTAATCTGGTTCCGGTAACGATTGCGGCGAAAGATGCAGATATTTTGGTGTCGCAGTTCGATAACTCGGTGGCGGAAAGTGCTGGACTTCTAAAAATGGACTTTTTGGGATTAAGAACATTAACAATCATTAAAGATGCTTTGAAATTAGTTAAAGCAAGGCATGGTGTTGATATTGATCCTGATATAATTCCTCTTGATGATACCAAAACTTATCAGTTATTTAAGGAAGGGCGTACAGTTGGGATTTTCCAATATGAAAGTCCGGGGATGCAAAAGTATATGAGAGAGCTTAAACCAACTGTTTTTGCCGATCTTATTGCCATGAATGCCCTTTACCGACCGGGTCCGATTAAATATATTCCGAACTTTATCAACAGAAAACACGGGATCGAAGAAATTGTTTACGATTTACCGGAAACTGAAGAATATTTAAAGGAAACATACGGAATTACTGTGTATCAGGAGCAGGTGATGCTTTTATCTCAAAAATTAGCGAATTTTACAAAAGGTGAAGCCGATACGCTGAGAAAAGCGATGGGTAAAAAGCAAATCGACGTTCTGAATAAAATGTACCCGAAATTCATTGAAGGCGGAAGAAAAAATAATCTTAATGAAGAAAGATTAGAAAAAATCTGGAACGACTGGAAAGCCTTTGCAGAATATGCCTTCAACAAATCTCACTCCACTTGTTATGCTTTAATTGCTTATCAGACAGCTTATCTGAAGGCGAATTATCCGGCAGAATATATGGCGAGTGTGATGAGTAATAACATTAACAATACCGAGGCGATCACCATGTTCATGGAAGATTGTAAAAGTATCGGTGTTGATGTTTTAGGACCTGATGTTAATGAATCTCAATACAAATTCTCCGTTAACGAAAAAGGGCAGATCCGTTTTGGTTTGGGAGCGATAAAAGGGATTGGAGAAGGTCCAAGTGAAGCGATTACAAAAGAAAGAGCGAACGGAAGATTCAAAAATATTTATGATTTTTTTGAGCGGATTTTACCTTCTCAAATGAATAAAAGAGTATCTGAAAGTTTAGTATTAGCAGGAGCTTTCGACGAACTTGATTCTTTCCACAGAGGTCAGTATTTTGATATTGATATGGCTGGAAGAACCAATTTGGAACGATTAATAAGATACGGACAAAGTTTCCAGGAAAGTAAAAATGAGATGGAACATTCTCTTTTTGCAGATTTTGCAGAAGAAGTTCAAATCGAACAGCCGAAATTACCGCCATGTCCGGAATGGCCAAACATGCACAAGCTTAATAAAGAAAAAGAAATTATCGGTTTCTATCTTTCTGCGCATCCGCTGGATGAATTTAAATTTCAGTATCAGTTTATGCAGGGGCAACTCTCTAAAAATGCAGTTTTGGAGAAAGATGATGTCGAAAAAATTGTAACTGATGAGGTTCCGATTTTAGAGAAAGATACTGTAGATGAGGTAGCAGATTTGATAGAAATTGTGTCTGATGATGTAGGTGATGAGGAAATTATTGAAGAAGTTAAGAAAAGAGCAGAACCGAAAGGCGTTTTTCACTTTTTGAATCTTGATGAGGTAGATGCTTATAAAGAACAGGCTTTTACGAATAAGCAGGAAGAATTGTTCGAAGAAAAGAAAAAAGACTGGAAAACCCTGCAAAAGGAAAGAGAAAATGGCGGCGGCGGAAAAGAGTACACCGTGGCAGGTTTGATTACGGAATATGTTGTAAAAGATGGCTTCAGAAGTGGTGAAAAGGTAGCATTTGTGACCTTGGAAGATTATTCAGGATCATATTCTTTCAGGTTGGGAGACAGGGATTATATGAGATTGAAGGAAAAGCTTGAAGTTCAGCGTTTCGTTATTTTTAAAATTAAATTTGCTCAGGTAAAAGACGGACGCGTTTTTGTAAATGTAAATGATGTTATTGAGCTGCAGGAAGCTTTTGAAAGGTTTGCTAAAAGCATTTCTTTGGTCATGGATGTTATGGATTTCAGACCTGAAGATCTCACTTTCTTCAGAACGGTTTTAGAAAGAAATCAAGGAAATCAAAAGCTGAAATTTTACATTAAAAATACGGATGATGATTCTAAATCTGAATATCTGGAAGTACAGTCTATGAAACATTCGGTGGATTTGAACGGGGATTTAATTAAGGAAATACAGCTTCTTAATAAATATGAGTTTTATCTGAATTAAGAAAAGTGGTATATAAAATTGAAAGCGGCATTTTTTGTCGCTTTTTTTATTGGTATTAAGTCGTTAATTGGGGATAAATTAAATATTTTTTTATGTTAAATAAAGATTACTCCACTTTTTGTGACTTGGTATTTTGGCGTAATTCATTGTAAATCAAATAGCTGTCGGTTTGTTTTTGATTATTAATTTTAAGTTAAAATTAAACATATATTTAATTTTGATTAATAAAATTATTGTTTTACGATTTTGCATTTAATATTTTATGATAATTTTTGATTTTATATGAAATATTGATTACTTTTATCCCCTAATTTTATTTTTACTAAGTATGAAAAAACTTTTACTAACGTATCTTTTATTAATAGGTACATTAATTTCGGCCCAAATTACTTTGGGTTCCGGAACTACAAGTGGTGGAACATCTACCAGTGTCGCAACTGTTCCTTGGAGCACATACTATGGGTATAGTTATGCGCAGCAAATTTTATCCAAAGCTAATATTAATGCTGATGCAGCAGGAAATATTACAGGATTAAAATTTTATCTTGGAGCTTCATCAGTTATTACAAACTCAAGTGATGTTGTAGTTTATTTAGGGCTTACAAACAAGGACAGCTTTTCATCGACAACAGATTGGATTCCTACTACTTCACTTACTCAGGTTTTTAGTGGCACAGTAACGAATAATGCAGGGGTTGTAGAGATTACTTTCCCAACACCTTTCGCTTATGACAATGTTAATAATCTAGTTATTGCTGTAGATGAAAACAAAAGTGGTGACGACGGTGGAGAGCGTTTTTATACCTATTCAAACGGTACTAATAAAACGTTGTATTACAGAAATGATACTACGAACCCTAATCCGGCATCAATTACACAAACAGGAACAAGATCTGCAACACAATCTGTAGTTACTTTAGTTGGTCTTACACCTAGTGTTACTCCAACATGTCCTAGTGTATCTGCACCTGCTGCAGCTGCAACTGGAGTTTCTATTACTCCGGCTATTACATGGGGAGCAATAAGCAATGCTACAGGATATAAATTGTCTATTGGAACTACTGCCGGAGGAACAGATGTATTAAATAATGCAGATTTAGGAAATGTACTTACATACACTCCTACAACACCGCTGAATTATAACAAACAATACTTCTATACTGTAAATGCTTATAATGGAGCGATTCCATCTGCAGGATGTAGTGAGAGATCTTTCACAACATTAAATATTCCTTGTCCTACAGTTTCAGCACCAGCTTCAGCTGCTACAGGTGTATCTCTTACACCGACTATTACTTGGGCTGCTACAACAGGAGCTACAGGATACAAATTGAGAGTTGGTACGACTGCTGGTGGAACTGATATTGTAAATAATGCAGATCTAGGAAATGTAACTTCTTATACATTTAGTTCTCCATTATTAAACAGTACCAAATATTATTATACTGTTAATTCATATGATGCAACTACTACATCGGCTTCATGTACTGAAAGAAACTTTACAACTATTTGTGGAGTTTTATCAGCTCCTTTCTTAGAGGCATTCAGTTCAGGATCTTTACCAAGCTGTTGGTCTAATTCCAGTACAAATAATGCAGGTTATGCTTTATGGCAATTTGGTAATGGTACACAGGATTACGGTACTACTAATAATGGTAGCACAGCAGGTACTTTTGCTTATGTAGATGCATCTTCTCCTTATACAGGAATTCATGATGTTACATTGCAGTCTCCTCAGATAAATCTTACAGGTTTGGTGTCTCCAATGGTACAGTTTAAATGGTTCAAAAATCATTTAAGTACTGCAACGGGAACTACACAACCTGCTTATGATAATAATAAGCTTACTGTTCAGGTAAGAGATATCGCTACTTCAACATGGGAAACAATCTTCACTGATACTTCAAATTCTTCTGTTTGGAGAACACAGATGATCACACTATCGTCATCTTATGTTGGTAAAACTATCGAATTAAGATTTATTGTGGATAAAGATGTTGCGGGGAATGGTTATTTCTATGATAATTTACTCCTAGATGATGTACAAGTAAAGGAAACGCCTTCTTGTGTTGAGCCTAGTGCTTTAGCTGTATCATTAATTACATCTTCAAGTGCAACATTATCTTGGACGGCTCCAGCTCCGGCTCCGGCTAATGGTTATGAATATTATTATTCAACAACTAATACTGCTCCTACTTCAGGAACAGCAACTACGGCAACTACAGTAAACTTTTCTCCTCTTAGTCCATCTACAACTTATTATTATTGGGTAAGATCTATGTGTGGAGGTTCACAAAGTACTTGGGTAACTGGTTCTTTTGCAACGCCGGCTATTCCTCCAGCAAATGATAATTGTGCAAACCCAGTTGCATTAACAGTAGGTACAGACTTTGCATCTGGCGCAATTACAGCAACTAATGCTGGTGCTACTGCTGACGGAACTGCTCAGTCTTGTCAGAGTAGTGCAACTAATAATGTTTGGTATTCAGTTGTAGTTCCTGCATCAGGAAACTTAAAAATTGAAACTCAATCAGTTACTGGATCTGCTTTTACAGACTCTGTTGTAAATGTATTTAGTGGGTCTTGTGGATCATTAACAAGCGTTGGATGTGATGACGATAGCTCTACAGACGGCAATTTCTCTTTAGTTTCTTTAACAGGACAAACTCCGGGTGCGATTCTATTAGTAAGTGTTTGGAGATATTCTTTAGGAACAGGAACTGACGGGCAATTTAAAGTTTCAGCCTATGATACTACAGCTAATTTAGGAGTATCTGAAATTGCAAATACTAAAAATAATATTAAAGTATATCCAAACCCATTCTCTGATGTATTGAATATTTCTGATGCAGCTAATGTGAAGAATGTCTTGGTAAGTGATATTTCAGGAAGATTAGTGAAAACTATTGCAAATCCTTCTTCATCTCTTCAATTGGGAGAGCTAAAACAAGGAATGTATTTAGTAACTTTAGAAATGAAAGACGGTTCTAAACAAACGATAAAAACAATCAAAAAATAATAATTAATTATTATTTTAAATAATTATAGCGACTAATTTATTAGTCGCTATTTTTTTATTTATTTAAGAAAAATATTAATGCTGATATTGTAATTTTATTACTAAATTAGTAAGATAATTAGTAAATATAATATTTTATGACAAAATTTCTACTTTCATGCTTCTTATTCATAGGCATGACCCTCTCTGCTCAAATAAATTTGGGTACAGGAAGCACAGATGTTGGAGTGGCTCCAATAAGTACTTATTACGGATATTCTTATGTGCAGCAGATTTTTACAAAACAGGAAATCAATGCCAATGCAGCGGGAAATATTACCGGACTTAAATTTTATATAGATCCGTCTTTTTCCATTTCTAATTCTTCACAATGGGTAGTTTATCTTGGTCAAACCACAAAAACATCATTCACTTCTGATGTCGACTGGGTTCCGCTTGCACAATTAACACAGGTTTATTCGGGAACTGTTACTAATGCCAACGGAGTAATTGAGGTTACTTTTGCAACACCTTTTCCTTATAACAATACTTCTAATTTAGTAGTAGCTGCAGAAGAAAACTCTGCAGGTTATGATAATAATGATTATGAAGAAGCAATGTATGTATATCCTGGTGCGCAAAACTCTACCATTTACTACAAAAATGACTATACCGATCCGGATCCTGCTTCACCACCAACAAGTGGTAATTTAGTAGATTATAAATCTGTGATTACTATCGAAGGTTTGGCACCAAATCCTATTCCAGGATGTCCAGTGATTACGTATCCGAGCAATAATGCTACATTTGTACCTTTAACTTCAACAATTAACTGGAACAATTCTTCAGGAGCAACTAGTTATAAAGTTTCTATAGGAACAAGCCCTGGCGGAACAGATGTTGCAAATCAGGTATCTGTAACTACTAACAGTTTCACACCTTCAACACCATTTGCTCCGGGAGTAAATCATTATATTAAAGTGGTAGCAGTTGGCACAGGAGGCGAATCTGCAGGATGTACGGAAGTAATGTTTACATCAGCGCCACCACAACCTACAAATGACGAATGTGTGACAGCAATTACATTAACGGTAAATCCTGATTTGAATTGCGGAACAGTAACTTCAGGATACACAATCGGAGCTACAGATTCAGGAACTCTCCCGGATCCTTGTTATGGAAATCCTGATGATGATGTTTGGTTTAAATTTGTTGCAGCTGCAACAAGTCAAAAAATTTCTCTGCTGAATGTAGAGGCTGTGGGTACTAATACATGGGATACAAGTGCTAACTTCCAGGTTTTCAGTGGAGGATGTGGAGCATTGTCAAGTATTTTATGTGTAGATTCTTCTTCTGGCATTGTATCAGGTCTTACGGTTGGAGAAACATATCTGATAAGAGTTTACAGCTATGATGATGCAGGAAGTCATCAAAGTTTTGATATTTGTGTAGGAACGTTACCTCCGCCACCTGCCAATGATGACTGTTTTGGTGCATTAGCAGCAACTGTTATCCCATATACTTACGTACAAAGTGACGGAGCAGGAGCTACAAATAATGCAGGAATGATTACCGCTTGCAGTAATGAAATGAATGACGGAACATGGTTCTCTTTTGTAGGAGATGGTGATACATTTAACATTACAGTGACAATGCCTACAGGAAGCGATTTTGATCCTCAGATTGGAGTTTACAGCGGATCTTGCTCAAGTTTATCATGTGAAGATACAGTAGATAGCGCGGGAGAGGGAGGAACTGAAACTCTTTCTATTCCTACACTTCCAGGAAATACTTATTATGTGAATGTTGGACATTACAGCGGTTGGTCAGATGAGATGGAAGGGCCATTTACAATTAATATCAGCAAAAATGCTTTGGGAACTTCTGAAGTTAAGGCAGATAAAAACAGTATTAAGCTATATCCAAATCCTTTCAATGATGTCTTGAATATTTCAGACGCTGCCAATGTAAAATCGGTTTCTGTTTCTGATGTTTCAGGAAGATTGGTAAAAGTGATTGATAATCCTGGTTCTGCACTTTATTTAGGAGAATTAAAACAGGGAATGTATCTAATAACCCTTATAATGAAAGATGGTTCTAAGCAAACTATTAAAACCATTAAAAAATAATTTATTATTAAAAAGAGACGATCATTTTTGGTCGTCTCTCTTTTTAAAGAATGTTATAAAATATAAAAAGACGGTAAATTTTACCGTCTTTTTTATTGCTGTATTTTAATCTTAATTATTTGGAACTGGTTGTATGTCTCCCGTATTCAGGTGTTCAAAAACGGTAGGGAAAAATGTTACAAGGATAAAATAGATAATAATCATTAATATGACTAAAGCAAAAAGTATAATCACTAAACTGTTCGGTTTGTTTTTCTTTTTTGGTTCCATGATGTTTGTGGTATTTG
Proteins encoded in this region:
- the dnaE gene encoding DNA polymerase III subunit alpha, which codes for MYLVFDTETTGLPKNFNAPLSDSDNWPRMVQIAWQLHDDDGTLIENQDYIIKPEGYDIPFNAARIHGITTKIANDEGRDLEEILNEFAKVLDRVRVVSGHNVEFDYNIVGAEFYRKNIKDNLQEKPKADTMILGTDYCQLGGGRGGRYKSPKLEELYEKLYGHKFDEAHNAAADVNATAQVFFEMMRIGIIPAELLKTSEDQLAYFKTLHPDPIKPFNIVIRRQVADFNNKKKQADVGSIDDIDLGRYFNFDNHSVFSTLSATSSINDLIKKATDDNFPAVGMVDLGNMMGAFKFVSAVEGANGDRAKKHKEYLSKKQEAEENGTEFNEEEPVSEPLIPVVGCEFYISDRYEQKQFTKDDPDRRTQVVLLAKDFNGYKNLAKLSSIGFLKGFYFGVPRISRELIAEYKEGLIALTSGILGDIPDAILNTGEQKGEELFKWWKETFEDDFYVQIQNHKLPEEEHLNDVLLHFADKYNVKILAQNETFYSNKDDSNIQDIVSCIKDGEKLTTPVGKGFGKRRGLATGEYYIKNSHEIKETFLAYPDAFEAYEEFTAKFKPYTLKRDVLLPKFDIPEEFIHSEDEADGGKRGEMAYLTHLTYEGARKRYAETGITDEIKERLDFELDVIANTGYPGYFLIVQDFCNEARNMGVWVGPGRGSAAGSAVAYCIGITNVDPIKYDLLFERFLNPERVSMPDIDIDFDDEGRDRVIKWVVEKYGKNQVAQIITYSVLGGKSAIKDAGRVLDLPIPDTINITKLIPPSPGMNIAKALAKYDKLKPEDQMLVDEMRYVLNTPDDQRHNVLSSAKKMEGCIRNTGIHACGVIITPEDVSNLVPVTIAAKDADILVSQFDNSVAESAGLLKMDFLGLRTLTIIKDALKLVKARHGVDIDPDIIPLDDTKTYQLFKEGRTVGIFQYESPGMQKYMRELKPTVFADLIAMNALYRPGPIKYIPNFINRKHGIEEIVYDLPETEEYLKETYGITVYQEQVMLLSQKLANFTKGEADTLRKAMGKKQIDVLNKMYPKFIEGGRKNNLNEERLEKIWNDWKAFAEYAFNKSHSTCYALIAYQTAYLKANYPAEYMASVMSNNINNTEAITMFMEDCKSIGVDVLGPDVNESQYKFSVNEKGQIRFGLGAIKGIGEGPSEAITKERANGRFKNIYDFFERILPSQMNKRVSESLVLAGAFDELDSFHRGQYFDIDMAGRTNLERLIRYGQSFQESKNEMEHSLFADFAEEVQIEQPKLPPCPEWPNMHKLNKEKEIIGFYLSAHPLDEFKFQYQFMQGQLSKNAVLEKDDVEKIVTDEVPILEKDTVDEVADLIEIVSDDVGDEEIIEEVKKRAEPKGVFHFLNLDEVDAYKEQAFTNKQEELFEEKKKDWKTLQKERENGGGGKEYTVAGLITEYVVKDGFRSGEKVAFVTLEDYSGSYSFRLGDRDYMRLKEKLEVQRFVIFKIKFAQVKDGRVFVNVNDVIELQEAFERFAKSISLVMDVMDFRPEDLTFFRTVLERNQGNQKLKFYIKNTDDDSKSEYLEVQSMKHSVDLNGDLIKEIQLLNKYEFYLN
- a CDS encoding fibronectin type III domain-containing protein, producing MKKLLLTYLLLIGTLISAQITLGSGTTSGGTSTSVATVPWSTYYGYSYAQQILSKANINADAAGNITGLKFYLGASSVITNSSDVVVYLGLTNKDSFSSTTDWIPTTSLTQVFSGTVTNNAGVVEITFPTPFAYDNVNNLVIAVDENKSGDDGGERFYTYSNGTNKTLYYRNDTTNPNPASITQTGTRSATQSVVTLVGLTPSVTPTCPSVSAPAAAATGVSITPAITWGAISNATGYKLSIGTTAGGTDVLNNADLGNVLTYTPTTPLNYNKQYFYTVNAYNGAIPSAGCSERSFTTLNIPCPTVSAPASAATGVSLTPTITWAATTGATGYKLRVGTTAGGTDIVNNADLGNVTSYTFSSPLLNSTKYYYTVNSYDATTTSASCTERNFTTICGVLSAPFLEAFSSGSLPSCWSNSSTNNAGYALWQFGNGTQDYGTTNNGSTAGTFAYVDASSPYTGIHDVTLQSPQINLTGLVSPMVQFKWFKNHLSTATGTTQPAYDNNKLTVQVRDIATSTWETIFTDTSNSSVWRTQMITLSSSYVGKTIELRFIVDKDVAGNGYFYDNLLLDDVQVKETPSCVEPSALAVSLITSSSATLSWTAPAPAPANGYEYYYSTTNTAPTSGTATTATTVNFSPLSPSTTYYYWVRSMCGGSQSTWVTGSFATPAIPPANDNCANPVALTVGTDFASGAITATNAGATADGTAQSCQSSATNNVWYSVVVPASGNLKIETQSVTGSAFTDSVVNVFSGSCGSLTSVGCDDDSSTDGNFSLVSLTGQTPGAILLVSVWRYSLGTGTDGQFKVSAYDTTANLGVSEIANTKNNIKVYPNPFSDVLNISDAANVKNVLVSDISGRLVKTIANPSSSLQLGELKQGMYLVTLEMKDGSKQTIKTIKK
- a CDS encoding T9SS type A sorting domain-containing protein: MTKFLLSCFLFIGMTLSAQINLGTGSTDVGVAPISTYYGYSYVQQIFTKQEINANAAGNITGLKFYIDPSFSISNSSQWVVYLGQTTKTSFTSDVDWVPLAQLTQVYSGTVTNANGVIEVTFATPFPYNNTSNLVVAAEENSAGYDNNDYEEAMYVYPGAQNSTIYYKNDYTDPDPASPPTSGNLVDYKSVITIEGLAPNPIPGCPVITYPSNNATFVPLTSTINWNNSSGATSYKVSIGTSPGGTDVANQVSVTTNSFTPSTPFAPGVNHYIKVVAVGTGGESAGCTEVMFTSAPPQPTNDECVTAITLTVNPDLNCGTVTSGYTIGATDSGTLPDPCYGNPDDDVWFKFVAAATSQKISLLNVEAVGTNTWDTSANFQVFSGGCGALSSILCVDSSSGIVSGLTVGETYLIRVYSYDDAGSHQSFDICVGTLPPPPANDDCFGALAATVIPYTYVQSDGAGATNNAGMITACSNEMNDGTWFSFVGDGDTFNITVTMPTGSDFDPQIGVYSGSCSSLSCEDTVDSAGEGGTETLSIPTLPGNTYYVNVGHYSGWSDEMEGPFTINISKNALGTSEVKADKNSIKLYPNPFNDVLNISDAANVKSVSVSDVSGRLVKVIDNPGSALYLGELKQGMYLITLIMKDGSKQTIKTIKK